atgcgggagacccaggttcaacccctggatccggaagatctggagaaggaaatggcaacccattccagtattcttgcctggaaaatcccatggatggaggagcctggtaggctacagtccatggggtcgcaaagagtcggacacgatcgagagacttcacttcactttgagaCAAGAGGCCGTTTTGTCTCCTTTTGCCTGGCAAAGGAACAAaacttttctacttcacccaaaactgtcTCCGAGATTCAGTTCTAAACTGatgtacagagaagctgagctttcgGCATCGCTAATTTCACGTCAGTGTACGTTGTTTTACATCGTTGAATACGGACATTTTAAATCTTCAGGTCTTTTATCGGAAAAATTAGCTGAGGTACCTGTTAAGTATAACCATTTGTTTATTATTGTGTTCTCAAGTATTTTCCTAGCTCCCTTGGACCCATCCACACAAATTGAGGTGTCGATATGAGGTAATGGCCATACGTTTCAGGATGAAAATGCTAAATTCTACTGTTAAAATACCACCTTCTTGGTCTTTCAATTGTGTTAAAGATCTTGATGTACTAATGGAATTAGATAATTTTCCACTTactttcaagaagaaaaaaatcttggcaGGTAACTTCTAGGCTCTGAGGGGAGGGAGATGATCAGAAAAATTCAGATGTCAGGCAAGGAGCTTATCCCAAGTTTCTgccagtggcttcccaggtggctcagtgaggaagaatccgcctgctaatgcaggagacggagggttcgatccccagctggggaagatcccctggagaaggaaatggaaatctgcTCCAGcatgcgtggagaattccatggacagaggtgctgaGCAGACTACAgtgcctggggtcgcaaagagtcagacacaacttagtgactgagtatCGCACATGCATGCAAGGAACTATTATAGATGCAAACTCATGGGATGTGTGGTAAATATACATTATTGGAGGGgatttagattctttaaaaacaaaggaattacattcctaaaacagaaaaatcaattatGTTGCAAGGGAATTGTTCGAAAAGAAGTTCATGCAAGGATGCGTTTCTTTATGAAGTAATAACTTGAATTCCTCACATGCAAATCAAAttgtttttcctgaaaaaaaattttacagttcTTAAAATTTGTGTTTAGAGGAAAGATGAGGGGTGATGGTATAGAGCTGCATTCATTGTCAATATGGTAAAAACCAGTGGCCCTGGGCAATAGACATGTGGCTAACCTGAAAAAGGAAGTGGTGGACATGTTATATGTGTACACTGTATTTTGAATGGTTagtgcaaaatttaaaaagaatgtgaaatatctaacaattgattacatgttgaaatgaaaattttagatATACTGGGTTGAAATACTATCTAAAAGAATGTctcctgttttttattttattctaatatagttgctgcagctgctcctgctaagtcacatcagttgtgtccgactctgtgtgaccccatagacggccgcccaccaggctccagttcctgggattctccaggcaagaatactggagtgggttgccatttccttttccaatgcatgaaagtgaaaagtgaaagtgaagtcgctcagtcgtgtctgactctttgcgaccccatggattgtagtctatGTTTCTCATGTAGTGTGTAtttatttcttctgaaaaatgCTATTATATAGCAAACAATTGTACgggaaaaattgagaaaaaaattgaGGTCAGGGGCTTTGGGCAACAATCGAAAAGTTCGCgtcggcatcaccaactcgatggacataagtttgagcaagttccgggagttggtgctagatagggaagcctggcgtgctgcagtccatggggtcgcagagtcggacacgactgtgtagGAGCTGAACTGACTTGAGTCAGTCCGATTACCGATTGGACAGTCCTGGTCGCCTTTTGTCCAATCAGCTTCTGACTCGCTCTATAAATATGTGTCTAGGCGGCGTTCTTTAAACCTGCTGACACTATGGCTCGTACCAAGCAGACTGCTCGGAAGTCCACGGGTGGCAAGGCGCCGCGCAAGCAGCTCGCCACCAAGGCGGCTCGGAAGAGCGCGCCGGCCACCGGCGGCGTGAAGAAGCCGCACCGCTATCGGCCCGGCACGGTAGCTCTGCGCGAGATCCGCCGTTACCAGAAGTCCACTGAGCTACTGATTCGCAAGCTGCCGTTCCAGCGGCTGGTGCGCGAGATCGCTCAGGACTTCAAGACCGACCTGCGCTTTCAGAGCTCGGCGGTGATGGCGCTGCAGGAGGCGTGCGAGGCCTACCTGGTGGGCCTCTTCGAGGACACCAATCTCTGCGCCATCCACGCCAAGCGCGTCACCATCATGCCCAAGGACATCCAGCTTGCTCGCCGCATCCGCGGGGAGAGGGCGTGAGCCTGGCCGTTTTTCCTCAACCCCAAAGGCTCTTTTCAGAGCCGCCCACATAGACAATGAAAAAGGACTGTTACCTTGCTGTTTACTCCTGGTatcccttgtggcagaaagtgttACACTAGTGTTTCTGAGTGGCGTTGTGAAACGTAGGACCTATGATTACCACGTGGAATTTGGGGTGATGCCAACATTATGCACCTTAAGAGGGAAGTATTGAAAGTCTCCCTTCCCCGGAATCAGCCTTTATATGGAAAGGGAGATGTTTGATCCAAAGTATTAatgctccctccttcccccagtcCCAGGCACGTGTAAGGCCAGCTTTTAATCAGTGTAAATTTTTGAGTGTGTAAGCCAAGCCTTCTGGGTTCGGGAACAGATACCAAGTCAAGAGGGGCCCAGGACAGATGGCCTTTCTGCTGGCTGGGTAGGGCACCCTCGCTTCAATATACGCAGTTGTTATTCTTAATTTATCAGTTTTCATTTGAAGATTCCTTTCAGGGGAAGTTAGTAGCCCTAGTTATGTGGATATTTCTAGTTACGTGTGGACACAAATATTCCAGGTCTCGAAACTCCATTTGTTTTCCTTCCACCTAAACTTTTCCGGAATTTAAAGTTCAATCATCCCATAGTGTGTGCGTACGTGTGTATTCAGTCGTtgccgactttgcgaccccatggactctagcccgtaATGGCTGATAAAAATACTCAGACACCAGACTATTTTCGTTCATGTTAATGGGTAGATGGTGATGCCTGTAAGAATCACTGGGGGAGTAAGGATGATGATAAATCTgggatatacatttttaatttcccAGAGATCtatgagtatgctgctgctaagtcgctccagtggtgtccgagtctgtgcgacccacagacggcagcccaccaggctcccccgtccctgggattctccaggcaagaacactggagtgggttgccatttccttctccaatgcatgaaagtgaaagtgaagtcgctcagtcgtgtccgactcttagcgaccccatggactgcagcctaccaggctcctccatccatgggattttccaggcaagagtactggagtggggtaccattgccttctccactataagtgtataagaaagttaaaaaaaaaaaaggaatatcatAAAGTAGATGAATATGTATGTCTGAACTTGAATTAAGTCTGGGATGGACATAAAGATTTGGAAGTCggcctacagttcatagggtggcagagtcggacacgactgacatacAAGATATATGGAGGATTTAGAACCAAAGGAACGTCCTAGAGATCCATCCCTCTGACTCCTCTCTTGTGGCCCCTCTGCTTTATTTTCCAATAGCGAACTTTTGGTCATTTGCCTGCACATACAAGCCACGAGTCTGGTGACTAATTTTCTGCTGAAATCcctatgctttcctctatttcccaATTTGCTTTAATCCTCAGACCAAGTGTTATTTCTGTCTCCTCTATGCTCCTTTTGCATTCTTTGCGTACTCCTCTTGCTACGTTGTACTTTATT
This genomic interval from Bos taurus isolate L1 Dominette 01449 registration number 42190680 breed Hereford chromosome 23, ARS-UCD2.0, whole genome shotgun sequence contains the following:
- the H3C10 gene encoding histone H3.1; this translates as MARTKQTARKSTGGKAPRKQLATKAARKSAPATGGVKKPHRYRPGTVALREIRRYQKSTELLIRKLPFQRLVREIAQDFKTDLRFQSSAVMALQEACEAYLVGLFEDTNLCAIHAKRVTIMPKDIQLARRIRGERA